One Polypterus senegalus isolate Bchr_013 chromosome 10, ASM1683550v1, whole genome shotgun sequence DNA segment encodes these proteins:
- the LOC120536982 gene encoding tripartite motif-containing protein 29-like isoform X4, with protein MADINGASIRESFKNTVYLEMLNEPAAARCGHNHCLKCIKLCAEDVDEAKEYSCTECNETFSTRSTRRGNPIVAEVFDGIKRRRLGPLEEGCAGPGDVECDFCTGRKLRASRSCLTCLVSYCEAHVQPHYRGGPWKNHKLVDPIRNLQDKLCQKHNRVTELYCRTDKEYVCCLCVEIQHKNHVTLTVEAERTEKQIQLEENLTENHSKIQERRKKLDETKQVILQLKASSEREIQEYEKVLAELSNSLEKVIELFRDKEKREVEKAEDFIKRIEDEIKDLEKSNREMSDLTKADDHISFLQSFSALSIPRCDDEASLNISLSTELSIEFLRKELLNLKEHLEAICIDHFAQPAATGKENVVIPDQQISEPKDEVDTSQLSDAQMSNQEESEPEPVSIEESVMSSDTQKSINEEFPPVNKSECVLTQKKEIIVLEEINKHNYVKKNIGQFSYRSVIDTSLLIEQSSQPMDRDALIQ; from the exons ATGGCGGATATAAACGGCGCTTCTATTCGTGAGTcgtttaaaaatactgtatatttagaaatgttaaaTGAGCCAGCTGCTGCGCGTTGCGGGCATAACCActgtttaaaatgcattaaattatgcGCCGAGGATGTGGATGAAGCGAAGGAGTATAGTTGCACTGAGTGTAACGAGACTTTCAGCACGAGGTCTACCCGGCGCGGGAATCCGATAGTCGCGGAAGTTTTTGACGGAATAAAGAGGAGACGGCTGGGACCCTTGGAAGAAGGCTGCGCCGGACCAGGGGATGTGGAGTGTGATTTTTGTACCGGGAGAAAACTGCGCGCTTCGCGGTCGTGCCTGACTTGCCTCGTTTCATACTGTGAAGCGCACGTCCAGCCCCATTACAGAGGGGGTCCGTGGAAGAACCACAAACTGGTAGACCCAATTAGAAACCTGCAAGATAAGCTCTGTCAGAAACACAATAGAGTAACGGAATTGTATTGTAGAACTGATAAAGAATACGTGTGCTGTCTATGTGTGGAGATCCAGCACAAAAACCATGTTACACTCACGGTCGAGGCCGAAAGGACAGAGAAACAG atCCAACTGGAAGAGAATCTGACAGAAAACCATAGCAAAATCCAGGAAAGGAGGAAGAAATTAGATGAGACAAAGCAAGTCATTCTTCAGCTTAAG GCTTCTTCAGAAAGGGAAATACAAGAATATGAAAAAGTCCTAGCAGAACTGAGCAACTCCCTTGAGAAGGTGATTGAGCTTTTTCGAGATAAAGAGAAGAGGGAAGTAGAAAAGGCAGAGGATTTCATCAAGCGCATAGAAGATGAGATCAAAGACCTTGAAAAGAGTAACCGAGAGATGAGTGATCTTACAAAGGCAGATGACCACATCAGCTTTCTTCAG AGTTTTAGTGCTCTTTCTATACCTCGTTGTGATGATGAAGCCTCACTCAATATTTCTCTGTCTACTGAATTGTCTATTGAATTTCTGAGAAAGGAATTGTTGAACCTTAAAGAGCATCTGGAAGCAATTTGCATAGATCATTTTGCACAGCCTGCTGCAACAGGTAAAG AGAATGTTGTAATACCAGATCAGCAGATTTCGGAGCCTAAGGATGAAGTGGATACTTCACAAT TGAGTGATGCTCAGATGTCTAACCAAGAAGAATCGGAACCGGAGCCAGTGAGCATAGAAGAAAGTGTAATGT CAAGTGATACTCAGAAGTCTATCAATGAGGAATTTCCACCGGTCAACAAATCTGAGTGTGTACTGA CTCAGAAGAAGGAGATCATCGTTCTGGAAGAGATCAACAAGCATAATTATGTGAAGAAAAATATTGGACAATTCTCATATAGATCAG TGATTGACACTTCATTGTTAATTGAACAGTCTTCACAGCCAATGGACAGAGATGCCCTTATACAAT GA
- the LOC120536982 gene encoding tripartite motif-containing protein 29-like isoform X5, translating into MADINGASIRESFKNTVYLEMLNEPAAARCGHNHCLKCIKLCAEDVDEAKEYSCTECNETFSTRSTRRGNPIVAEVFDGIKRRRLGPLEEGCAGPGDVECDFCTGRKLRASRSCLTCLVSYCEAHVQPHYRGGPWKNHKLVDPIRNLQDKLCQKHNRVTELYCRTDKEYVCCLCVEIQHKNHVTLTVEAERTEKQIQLEENLTENHSKIQERRKKLDETKQVILQLKASSEREIQEYEKVLAELSNSLEKVIELFRDKEKREVEKAEDFIKRIEDEIKDLEKSNREMSDLTKADDHISFLQSFSALSIPRCDDEASLNISLSTELSIEFLRKELLNLKEHLEAICIDHFAQPAATGKENVVIPDQQISEPKDEVDTSQLSDAQMSNQEESEPEPVSIEESVMSSDTQKSINEEFPPVNKSECVLMIDTSLLIEQSSQPMDRDALIQ; encoded by the exons ATGGCGGATATAAACGGCGCTTCTATTCGTGAGTcgtttaaaaatactgtatatttagaaatgttaaaTGAGCCAGCTGCTGCGCGTTGCGGGCATAACCActgtttaaaatgcattaaattatgcGCCGAGGATGTGGATGAAGCGAAGGAGTATAGTTGCACTGAGTGTAACGAGACTTTCAGCACGAGGTCTACCCGGCGCGGGAATCCGATAGTCGCGGAAGTTTTTGACGGAATAAAGAGGAGACGGCTGGGACCCTTGGAAGAAGGCTGCGCCGGACCAGGGGATGTGGAGTGTGATTTTTGTACCGGGAGAAAACTGCGCGCTTCGCGGTCGTGCCTGACTTGCCTCGTTTCATACTGTGAAGCGCACGTCCAGCCCCATTACAGAGGGGGTCCGTGGAAGAACCACAAACTGGTAGACCCAATTAGAAACCTGCAAGATAAGCTCTGTCAGAAACACAATAGAGTAACGGAATTGTATTGTAGAACTGATAAAGAATACGTGTGCTGTCTATGTGTGGAGATCCAGCACAAAAACCATGTTACACTCACGGTCGAGGCCGAAAGGACAGAGAAACAG atCCAACTGGAAGAGAATCTGACAGAAAACCATAGCAAAATCCAGGAAAGGAGGAAGAAATTAGATGAGACAAAGCAAGTCATTCTTCAGCTTAAG GCTTCTTCAGAAAGGGAAATACAAGAATATGAAAAAGTCCTAGCAGAACTGAGCAACTCCCTTGAGAAGGTGATTGAGCTTTTTCGAGATAAAGAGAAGAGGGAAGTAGAAAAGGCAGAGGATTTCATCAAGCGCATAGAAGATGAGATCAAAGACCTTGAAAAGAGTAACCGAGAGATGAGTGATCTTACAAAGGCAGATGACCACATCAGCTTTCTTCAG AGTTTTAGTGCTCTTTCTATACCTCGTTGTGATGATGAAGCCTCACTCAATATTTCTCTGTCTACTGAATTGTCTATTGAATTTCTGAGAAAGGAATTGTTGAACCTTAAAGAGCATCTGGAAGCAATTTGCATAGATCATTTTGCACAGCCTGCTGCAACAGGTAAAG AGAATGTTGTAATACCAGATCAGCAGATTTCGGAGCCTAAGGATGAAGTGGATACTTCACAAT TGAGTGATGCTCAGATGTCTAACCAAGAAGAATCGGAACCGGAGCCAGTGAGCATAGAAGAAAGTGTAATGT CAAGTGATACTCAGAAGTCTATCAATGAGGAATTTCCACCGGTCAACAAATCTGAGTGTGTACTGA TGATTGACACTTCATTGTTAATTGAACAGTCTTCACAGCCAATGGACAGAGATGCCCTTATACAAT GA
- the LOC120536982 gene encoding tripartite motif-containing protein 16-like isoform X3, whose translation MADINGASIRESFKNTVYLEMLNEPAAARCGHNHCLKCIKLCAEDVDEAKEYSCTECNETFSTRSTRRGNPIVAEVFDGIKRRRLGPLEEGCAGPGDVECDFCTGRKLRASRSCLTCLVSYCEAHVQPHYRGGPWKNHKLVDPIRNLQDKLCQKHNRVTELYCRTDKEYVCCLCVEIQHKNHVTLTVEAERTEKQIQLEENLTENHSKIQERRKKLDETKQVILQLKASSEREIQEYEKVLAELSNSLEKVIELFRDKEKREVEKAEDFIKRIEDEIKDLEKSNREMSDLTKADDHISFLQSFSALSIPRCDDEASLNISLSTELSIEFLRKELLNLKEHLEAICIDHFAQPAATGKENVVIPDQQISEPKDEVDTSQLSDAQMSNQEESEPEPVSIEESVMSSDTQKSINEEFPPVNKSECVLMIDTSLLIEQSSQPMDRDALIQYYSHLMLDPNTAHRNLWLSENNRGATYNRLPKFCNYHPERFNKCVQVLCNESLYGGQFYWEVQWTGRLAVMGVTYKGISRKGKGDECHLGLNDKSWCLNCSLSSYSVWHDNKKTELSIPQSHRIGIYLDCVSGILSFYSVSNTVTHLHSFKASFTGPLYPGFKLQYIDSSVTLCQLNH comes from the exons ATGGCGGATATAAACGGCGCTTCTATTCGTGAGTcgtttaaaaatactgtatatttagaaatgttaaaTGAGCCAGCTGCTGCGCGTTGCGGGCATAACCActgtttaaaatgcattaaattatgcGCCGAGGATGTGGATGAAGCGAAGGAGTATAGTTGCACTGAGTGTAACGAGACTTTCAGCACGAGGTCTACCCGGCGCGGGAATCCGATAGTCGCGGAAGTTTTTGACGGAATAAAGAGGAGACGGCTGGGACCCTTGGAAGAAGGCTGCGCCGGACCAGGGGATGTGGAGTGTGATTTTTGTACCGGGAGAAAACTGCGCGCTTCGCGGTCGTGCCTGACTTGCCTCGTTTCATACTGTGAAGCGCACGTCCAGCCCCATTACAGAGGGGGTCCGTGGAAGAACCACAAACTGGTAGACCCAATTAGAAACCTGCAAGATAAGCTCTGTCAGAAACACAATAGAGTAACGGAATTGTATTGTAGAACTGATAAAGAATACGTGTGCTGTCTATGTGTGGAGATCCAGCACAAAAACCATGTTACACTCACGGTCGAGGCCGAAAGGACAGAGAAACAG atCCAACTGGAAGAGAATCTGACAGAAAACCATAGCAAAATCCAGGAAAGGAGGAAGAAATTAGATGAGACAAAGCAAGTCATTCTTCAGCTTAAG GCTTCTTCAGAAAGGGAAATACAAGAATATGAAAAAGTCCTAGCAGAACTGAGCAACTCCCTTGAGAAGGTGATTGAGCTTTTTCGAGATAAAGAGAAGAGGGAAGTAGAAAAGGCAGAGGATTTCATCAAGCGCATAGAAGATGAGATCAAAGACCTTGAAAAGAGTAACCGAGAGATGAGTGATCTTACAAAGGCAGATGACCACATCAGCTTTCTTCAG AGTTTTAGTGCTCTTTCTATACCTCGTTGTGATGATGAAGCCTCACTCAATATTTCTCTGTCTACTGAATTGTCTATTGAATTTCTGAGAAAGGAATTGTTGAACCTTAAAGAGCATCTGGAAGCAATTTGCATAGATCATTTTGCACAGCCTGCTGCAACAGGTAAAG AGAATGTTGTAATACCAGATCAGCAGATTTCGGAGCCTAAGGATGAAGTGGATACTTCACAAT TGAGTGATGCTCAGATGTCTAACCAAGAAGAATCGGAACCGGAGCCAGTGAGCATAGAAGAAAGTGTAATGT CAAGTGATACTCAGAAGTCTATCAATGAGGAATTTCCACCGGTCAACAAATCTGAGTGTGTACTGA TGATTGACACTTCATTGTTAATTGAACAGTCTTCACAGCCAATGGACAGAGATGCCCTTATACAAT ACTACAGTCATCTCATGTTGGACCCAAATACTGCCCACAGAAACCTCTGGCTGTCTGAGAACAACAGAGGAGCCACATACAACAGATTGCCCAAGTTCTGCAATTATCACCCTGAAAGATTTAACAAGTGTGTCCAAGTCCTTTGCAACGAGAGCCTGTATGGCGGTCAGTTTTACTGGGAGGTTCAATGGACTGGAAGATTGGCTGTGATGGGAGTCACGTATAAAGGAATCAGCAGGAAAGGAAAAGGTGATGAATGTCATCTTGGGCTCAATGATAAGTCCTGGTGTCTGAATTGCTCTCTTTCAAGTTACTCTGTTTGGCATGATAACAAAAAGACTGAATTAAGCATCCCTCAAAGCCACCGAATTGGTATTTATCTAGACTGTGTATCGGGCATCCTGTCATTCTATAGTGTGTCAAACACAGTGACCCACCTACACAGTTTCAAGGCCTCCTTTACTGGACCACTCTATCCTGGGTTTAAGCTTCAGTATATTGACTCCAGTGTAACTCTTTGTCAGCTGAATCACTGA
- the LOC120536982 gene encoding E3 ubiquitin/ISG15 ligase TRIM25-like isoform X2 produces MADINGASIRESFKNTVYLEMLNEPAAARCGHNHCLKCIKLCAEDVDEAKEYSCTECNETFSTRSTRRGNPIVAEVFDGIKRRRLGPLEEGCAGPGDVECDFCTGRKLRASRSCLTCLVSYCEAHVQPHYRGGPWKNHKLVDPIRNLQDKLCQKHNRVTELYCRTDKEYVCCLCVEIQHKNHVTLTVEAERTEKQIQLEENLTENHSKIQERRKKLDETKQVILQLKASSEREIQEYEKVLAELSNSLEKVIELFRDKEKREVEKAEDFIKRIEDEIKDLEKSNREMSDLTKADDHISFLQSFSALSIPRCDDEASLNISLSTELSIEFLRKELLNLKEHLEAICIDHFAQPAATENVVIPDQQISEPKDEVDTSQLSDAQMSNQEESEPEPVSIEESVMSSDTQKSINEEFPPVNKSECVLTQKKEIIVLEEINKHNYVKKNIGQFSYRSVIDTSLLIEQSSQPMDRDALIQYYSHLMLDPNTAHRNLWLSENNRGATYNRLPKFCNYHPERFNKCVQVLCNESLYGGQFYWEVQWTGRLAVMGVTYKGISRKGKGDECHLGLNDKSWCLNCSLSSYSVWHDNKKTELSIPQSHRIGIYLDCVSGILSFYSVSNTVTHLHSFKASFTGPLYPGFKLQYIDSSVTLCQLNH; encoded by the exons ATGGCGGATATAAACGGCGCTTCTATTCGTGAGTcgtttaaaaatactgtatatttagaaatgttaaaTGAGCCAGCTGCTGCGCGTTGCGGGCATAACCActgtttaaaatgcattaaattatgcGCCGAGGATGTGGATGAAGCGAAGGAGTATAGTTGCACTGAGTGTAACGAGACTTTCAGCACGAGGTCTACCCGGCGCGGGAATCCGATAGTCGCGGAAGTTTTTGACGGAATAAAGAGGAGACGGCTGGGACCCTTGGAAGAAGGCTGCGCCGGACCAGGGGATGTGGAGTGTGATTTTTGTACCGGGAGAAAACTGCGCGCTTCGCGGTCGTGCCTGACTTGCCTCGTTTCATACTGTGAAGCGCACGTCCAGCCCCATTACAGAGGGGGTCCGTGGAAGAACCACAAACTGGTAGACCCAATTAGAAACCTGCAAGATAAGCTCTGTCAGAAACACAATAGAGTAACGGAATTGTATTGTAGAACTGATAAAGAATACGTGTGCTGTCTATGTGTGGAGATCCAGCACAAAAACCATGTTACACTCACGGTCGAGGCCGAAAGGACAGAGAAACAG atCCAACTGGAAGAGAATCTGACAGAAAACCATAGCAAAATCCAGGAAAGGAGGAAGAAATTAGATGAGACAAAGCAAGTCATTCTTCAGCTTAAG GCTTCTTCAGAAAGGGAAATACAAGAATATGAAAAAGTCCTAGCAGAACTGAGCAACTCCCTTGAGAAGGTGATTGAGCTTTTTCGAGATAAAGAGAAGAGGGAAGTAGAAAAGGCAGAGGATTTCATCAAGCGCATAGAAGATGAGATCAAAGACCTTGAAAAGAGTAACCGAGAGATGAGTGATCTTACAAAGGCAGATGACCACATCAGCTTTCTTCAG AGTTTTAGTGCTCTTTCTATACCTCGTTGTGATGATGAAGCCTCACTCAATATTTCTCTGTCTACTGAATTGTCTATTGAATTTCTGAGAAAGGAATTGTTGAACCTTAAAGAGCATCTGGAAGCAATTTGCATAGATCATTTTGCACAGCCTGCTGCAACAG AGAATGTTGTAATACCAGATCAGCAGATTTCGGAGCCTAAGGATGAAGTGGATACTTCACAAT TGAGTGATGCTCAGATGTCTAACCAAGAAGAATCGGAACCGGAGCCAGTGAGCATAGAAGAAAGTGTAATGT CAAGTGATACTCAGAAGTCTATCAATGAGGAATTTCCACCGGTCAACAAATCTGAGTGTGTACTGA CTCAGAAGAAGGAGATCATCGTTCTGGAAGAGATCAACAAGCATAATTATGTGAAGAAAAATATTGGACAATTCTCATATAGATCAG TGATTGACACTTCATTGTTAATTGAACAGTCTTCACAGCCAATGGACAGAGATGCCCTTATACAAT ACTACAGTCATCTCATGTTGGACCCAAATACTGCCCACAGAAACCTCTGGCTGTCTGAGAACAACAGAGGAGCCACATACAACAGATTGCCCAAGTTCTGCAATTATCACCCTGAAAGATTTAACAAGTGTGTCCAAGTCCTTTGCAACGAGAGCCTGTATGGCGGTCAGTTTTACTGGGAGGTTCAATGGACTGGAAGATTGGCTGTGATGGGAGTCACGTATAAAGGAATCAGCAGGAAAGGAAAAGGTGATGAATGTCATCTTGGGCTCAATGATAAGTCCTGGTGTCTGAATTGCTCTCTTTCAAGTTACTCTGTTTGGCATGATAACAAAAAGACTGAATTAAGCATCCCTCAAAGCCACCGAATTGGTATTTATCTAGACTGTGTATCGGGCATCCTGTCATTCTATAGTGTGTCAAACACAGTGACCCACCTACACAGTTTCAAGGCCTCCTTTACTGGACCACTCTATCCTGGGTTTAAGCTTCAGTATATTGACTCCAGTGTAACTCTTTGTCAGCTGAATCACTGA
- the LOC120536982 gene encoding E3 ubiquitin/ISG15 ligase TRIM25-like isoform X1, protein MADINGASIRESFKNTVYLEMLNEPAAARCGHNHCLKCIKLCAEDVDEAKEYSCTECNETFSTRSTRRGNPIVAEVFDGIKRRRLGPLEEGCAGPGDVECDFCTGRKLRASRSCLTCLVSYCEAHVQPHYRGGPWKNHKLVDPIRNLQDKLCQKHNRVTELYCRTDKEYVCCLCVEIQHKNHVTLTVEAERTEKQIQLEENLTENHSKIQERRKKLDETKQVILQLKASSEREIQEYEKVLAELSNSLEKVIELFRDKEKREVEKAEDFIKRIEDEIKDLEKSNREMSDLTKADDHISFLQSFSALSIPRCDDEASLNISLSTELSIEFLRKELLNLKEHLEAICIDHFAQPAATGKENVVIPDQQISEPKDEVDTSQLSDAQMSNQEESEPEPVSIEESVMSSDTQKSINEEFPPVNKSECVLTQKKEIIVLEEINKHNYVKKNIGQFSYRSVIDTSLLIEQSSQPMDRDALIQYYSHLMLDPNTAHRNLWLSENNRGATYNRLPKFCNYHPERFNKCVQVLCNESLYGGQFYWEVQWTGRLAVMGVTYKGISRKGKGDECHLGLNDKSWCLNCSLSSYSVWHDNKKTELSIPQSHRIGIYLDCVSGILSFYSVSNTVTHLHSFKASFTGPLYPGFKLQYIDSSVTLCQLNH, encoded by the exons ATGGCGGATATAAACGGCGCTTCTATTCGTGAGTcgtttaaaaatactgtatatttagaaatgttaaaTGAGCCAGCTGCTGCGCGTTGCGGGCATAACCActgtttaaaatgcattaaattatgcGCCGAGGATGTGGATGAAGCGAAGGAGTATAGTTGCACTGAGTGTAACGAGACTTTCAGCACGAGGTCTACCCGGCGCGGGAATCCGATAGTCGCGGAAGTTTTTGACGGAATAAAGAGGAGACGGCTGGGACCCTTGGAAGAAGGCTGCGCCGGACCAGGGGATGTGGAGTGTGATTTTTGTACCGGGAGAAAACTGCGCGCTTCGCGGTCGTGCCTGACTTGCCTCGTTTCATACTGTGAAGCGCACGTCCAGCCCCATTACAGAGGGGGTCCGTGGAAGAACCACAAACTGGTAGACCCAATTAGAAACCTGCAAGATAAGCTCTGTCAGAAACACAATAGAGTAACGGAATTGTATTGTAGAACTGATAAAGAATACGTGTGCTGTCTATGTGTGGAGATCCAGCACAAAAACCATGTTACACTCACGGTCGAGGCCGAAAGGACAGAGAAACAG atCCAACTGGAAGAGAATCTGACAGAAAACCATAGCAAAATCCAGGAAAGGAGGAAGAAATTAGATGAGACAAAGCAAGTCATTCTTCAGCTTAAG GCTTCTTCAGAAAGGGAAATACAAGAATATGAAAAAGTCCTAGCAGAACTGAGCAACTCCCTTGAGAAGGTGATTGAGCTTTTTCGAGATAAAGAGAAGAGGGAAGTAGAAAAGGCAGAGGATTTCATCAAGCGCATAGAAGATGAGATCAAAGACCTTGAAAAGAGTAACCGAGAGATGAGTGATCTTACAAAGGCAGATGACCACATCAGCTTTCTTCAG AGTTTTAGTGCTCTTTCTATACCTCGTTGTGATGATGAAGCCTCACTCAATATTTCTCTGTCTACTGAATTGTCTATTGAATTTCTGAGAAAGGAATTGTTGAACCTTAAAGAGCATCTGGAAGCAATTTGCATAGATCATTTTGCACAGCCTGCTGCAACAGGTAAAG AGAATGTTGTAATACCAGATCAGCAGATTTCGGAGCCTAAGGATGAAGTGGATACTTCACAAT TGAGTGATGCTCAGATGTCTAACCAAGAAGAATCGGAACCGGAGCCAGTGAGCATAGAAGAAAGTGTAATGT CAAGTGATACTCAGAAGTCTATCAATGAGGAATTTCCACCGGTCAACAAATCTGAGTGTGTACTGA CTCAGAAGAAGGAGATCATCGTTCTGGAAGAGATCAACAAGCATAATTATGTGAAGAAAAATATTGGACAATTCTCATATAGATCAG TGATTGACACTTCATTGTTAATTGAACAGTCTTCACAGCCAATGGACAGAGATGCCCTTATACAAT ACTACAGTCATCTCATGTTGGACCCAAATACTGCCCACAGAAACCTCTGGCTGTCTGAGAACAACAGAGGAGCCACATACAACAGATTGCCCAAGTTCTGCAATTATCACCCTGAAAGATTTAACAAGTGTGTCCAAGTCCTTTGCAACGAGAGCCTGTATGGCGGTCAGTTTTACTGGGAGGTTCAATGGACTGGAAGATTGGCTGTGATGGGAGTCACGTATAAAGGAATCAGCAGGAAAGGAAAAGGTGATGAATGTCATCTTGGGCTCAATGATAAGTCCTGGTGTCTGAATTGCTCTCTTTCAAGTTACTCTGTTTGGCATGATAACAAAAAGACTGAATTAAGCATCCCTCAAAGCCACCGAATTGGTATTTATCTAGACTGTGTATCGGGCATCCTGTCATTCTATAGTGTGTCAAACACAGTGACCCACCTACACAGTTTCAAGGCCTCCTTTACTGGACCACTCTATCCTGGGTTTAAGCTTCAGTATATTGACTCCAGTGTAACTCTTTGTCAGCTGAATCACTGA